From the Populus nigra chromosome 13, ddPopNigr1.1, whole genome shotgun sequence genome, the window CACAACCTCCTGTAGGCTGTAGCAATAGAACTATTATTTACACTCCCAAGAAGGCATTAAAAACTCTCTTTCTTGGATCTGTAGACTGGGCGGTTTCACAATTCCCCAAAAACTATACATATACATAAAGTCTGAGGCATACCCTTTTTCCAGAACTGTGCAAGAAATGATGGGCTGGTCTTGTTCTTTCAGCGTGGTTCTTGTTTTAGCTCTTCTGGCTCTCCCCAGCTTCTCTCATGAACATGGTAGATTACAAGTTCTTGATGGGTTCTCTTAGCAAACTTTTATCTGGaatcatttttcttctcttctgttCTGTTTGATTCTTCCTTTTTCTGGTTTTAAcacttttttgtgtgtgtgttaattGAAGGATTCAGTCGGAAAGTGATTGAGACATACGAGCTTGGAGATTCTTCAGTTGAATTAGAGGTTGGTTTTCTTTCCTCTACTTTTTATGTTTTCctttataataatagttattgttaatcattttaaaagcGCATCCCTGTTTGTTTCCCAGGAAACTGCAGGGAAATCAAGGGGAATGTATGAATTGGACTATGATTTGGATCCGAAGCCCAACACCAACCCCAAAACAGGCTATATATACAGTCCTCCACAAGGCTGATTGATATACAGCTGTCTTTCtacaaatttttgttttattgtaaaACAGAGTGGTTTCCAGAATTATATTGGCTATGTTTTTCTGTATTTGTTGTTTTGGCAAACTGTAATCTGTGAGTAAGATGCTTCAATGTTGACTCTCTTGTTGTAACGAtcctttctttctcctctctcttacTGTAGTGCAGTTCCTGATGCACTGCCcggaaaacaaatgaaaaggagagggggggggggatttgatttcttttcatgTAAATGTGCTgaaattagatttaattaattaaataaaaagtatgcTTTCATCACATGCACGGaacgttaaaaaaaacaaataaaatattggtaTGGGATGAGACAATGTGTAAGTGggtttcaaaaatgtttttaaaaaatttaaaaatattttttaatatttttagattattttgacatgctgatattaaaaataatttttaaaaaataaaaaatatttttaatatatttctgaatgaaaaatactataaaaaacaactataatcaCACTCccaaatatacttaaaattATCCTTGCAGATTATGGACTCGGTCTACTTCCTTGTATTGGGCTtgaattttgttcttgtttgtATTGAGGTAAGAGATGTTTTTACTCCTTTCTCAATACCAAGagtattgtataaaaaaataataataaaaatctaattccaTCACAATTTTGGCATACTAATTACTAACCATCAGAAAAGCATTAATATGATgcatttatattagaaaaaaataatggttaaACACTTATCATTCATGCTTTAAAACATTTactgtttatattttaaactttaatatatatataaaatcgtTCACATCCTAAATAATCCTATAATTTAGCCTATTTTACacccataaataataaaaattataattttaataacatggagtattaatataaaaatggcCAAACTAGGGTAATTGTTTCTTATAATTATGGCTAATGATCACATCTAATTTTAGTTgtacatcattttaaaaattaagtcttaCTAAATACATatagaaaaacaacaattacAACCAAACTTGCAGCGAAAACAATGAGAATGTTATTTCACTAAAGAAAACTCACTAAACCAACAACAATATAATATTAGTTCACTAAAGAAATTCGCCCTTGATCATTTAAATTGCATGGGGATTAGGAGGCCACTGCAAGAGGAAATTCTGAAAACGgtgctgttttattttttgaactgtttCAAGGTTGTGCTTGGTgcaaattgtgtttttttaaatttaaaaattattatttttttaatattttaaattatactcAAATTGTACCAAGTTCGTGTGCTGTTAAGAATACAGCCGCCTTGAGGCGGCTGGGTTTAAACCATGAGCACACTTAAAATGTGGAATTTAATACAGAGAGCTCACTTAAGTGACAGCCGCAGGCAATTTTGGATTCCAAAGTCGTCAGCCTTCGTTTAATGCAGTCTGCTATCggatctcttcttccttcaatGCACAGTTGCACACTGCAGCATGGATCATTGGCGATGCTTGTCCTTTCACTTCTCTCAGCCATTTTTTATTCAGCGGCAACCCTTTTAGTTGATTACTGTTCCCGTGTTGAAGATATACAagacttgaaattaaaaatattataataattctaattataaaattttgatgggtttagtgggttaatttaaaatccaattaattAAGAGTTTGGATTGGTTTGagtttaaaaagaataaaaaaaaaattgactccatctgatttgatcaaaaatccattaactaatttttataaaaacaattggtCAAAATAAGgttgatttaattgtttttaataaaaaacttgggttaactcgggttgactctTTCGACTCGTGATTCAGACATTGCCTTGATCAACTTCCAAGTTAgggtttaaaactataaaaataattatttttatccttacattgatCCAGATCAACTCGAGTTTGCCCTCCTGACCAGTAATCTGGATCTTATCCTAGATTAACCTTATCGTGACCCAGACCTTGTCTAAGTCGACTTTCCAGTTAAATTAATCTATGACCTGAGTCTTGTCCCAAATCAACTTTCGTATTATGTTATAAGGTTATGATAACatgtatttttatccttgtgtGTTTTAGTTAgacaaattgaaaattgaaagttCTTTACCAtgatcttttaaaaacaaaaatacataaattcacttcaaaattattctaaaaataaatttatttttatatattttatctatatttttttaattaaatacatttcttatctttctaattttttttttctttcaaaagtaGCATCCTCACCGGCTTTGGGATGGCCGCATGCTAATTCTATATTATTTTCAGTGATCCACTTCGATAGTTCATTTTGAAGATTCTTTATGTCAATAAATTGATAGGCTGTTTCCATCAATGGGCAAGCCAGAGATCGGAATGGTCTTGAGTTGTTACTAGGCCCAATGGGCCTGCCTTGTTTTTAAGAATTCATTTCTAGGAAAGCCCAGTAAAATCCTTCACGATAATGAATATAGTTAAGCTCATTATCATAATTAGATTGGTAGCCCAGCCTTAATGAGATTCATATGCTTATAATATATGATGATTAATCATATTAATTCACTATTGATTAAATTGATTTGGAAAAAAAGGATATATTAATGCCACCAAATAATTtagttggaaaataaaaataatttagttattttttacccttttaaaacaaaaacaaacaccttAAAAGGTGATGCGTTCTTTTTCATAGGATCAATTTATCATTATCAAATTGACCAAGCACATCCcagttatattatattttattgcgtggtaaaattattaaaaatatagttttcaggatttcatcttaatttaaaaaataaaatacttaaattacTCTTGAAATCTAATTCTCTTAGGCTTGCATCCAggggttttttttgtcatttcatcttgggttgtttttgtaattatcaagTAAAGTCAGGGGCAATTTGGTatctttaaaagtaaaatattattaaaaaagaaaaaaaaattgaattatgatCTAGTTCTTGACAATACTTTAACAGGAGATCTTTGTTTTCTAGCATCACTAAGCATGAACATTGCACATatgcagaaaaaataaaattaaaattgaagtaTGATGATAACAATGCTGCATATCATGTTAGAACTTGATATGTTTTGGATAAATTACGACGGCACAGATTTAAGGGATTTCTGGGAGTTTCTTCAATGATATTAACAATCTTGATATACATACAATGCTTAGATGTCTCACACCAGCAATTTGGAAAATTAAACTCTGTGATGCACAGACCTAAATATATTTCTCCATTCTTATTAATGTTCCATGGAAATTGTTAAGATATTTGtcctttttttgaattgtttctaCCTATctctttatatgttttgatctatttatatgttttgtgaGGTTCGTGATGTATTttctcaataaaatatttttatttatttatctatttattttttaaaatttatttttaatattaatacatcaaaatgatctaaaattattttttaaaaataattttaatagcaAAATTTcacaatactttaaaaacaatttctgaacacaaaaacaaacatgcattACTTGTTCCTTGGGTCATCTCCATGAGAacgaaaagagagagaaggaagagagaCTTTTAGTTTTCACAAATCTCAAGACTACTGGGAGTTtgcatgatcgttaatttcagggtccgtcagattagtcgaggtacatgcAATCTTACCCGAAAACCCATGttagtaaaagaaaagaagaagaagaaagagctcTAGTATTGAAACTTAAACTAtcaagatttttatatatatttgaaacttGATTTAGAAGTGAtgattaagattattttaattgctgGAAAAAATGCAAAATGTAGTATGGAATAAATCAACTGAAGTGAGATTGACCTTGTTTTTTCCATGGATCAAATTATCAAAGGATGCACTTGAGTTCATTCCCTACTCTAGTGTTGGCACCACCGTGCCCGCAACGATGGAAAATTATAGAAGACTagactttgatcttttttttttttccaaagtcCATACGACTCCAGAGAAGAAAATTATCAAGGAAAACTATAGGTTAGCGGGTGACACAAGGTATTACTTAtagcatatttgtttttgtcttttatttttttaaaataaattaaaaaattaaaaaaatcatttttttaaaattcctttttaataaattttaaaataaaaaatactaccaaaaaaacaaaagctaaacaACCCTGCCATTAAGCTACAAAAGTTCGTGTCATATCACAATCACTGCATGGAAAACGCAAAGCAATAATGGAAAACCTTCTCAATCTCTTATTTCCAAGAAACTGCAAATATTTCTGagtatataataatttaatcccTGTATTCTTATTGACTTAACATCTTAGTCCTTTGACCGTCCATTACGGTCAATTCCTTAAAACCTCTCGTAATTTCTTGGAAAATGATCAAACAATCCcaaaaatttcattaataagGCAATTTCCTTTGAGCTATAATTGTCAAGGTGACAACACCCTATCAGAAAAGATACTATgatataaacataaataaagagACTAAccaactatatattaaaaaaaaaaaaagactaaataattatttagttgattattCTTTTTACTAGTCAAACAAGGATTGATGAACATCAAGAAAATTCCTAGATCATTCCTATCAACATAGAAACAGACGAATGAAAAACAACCCCACTTTTCTAATAAAACATTCCTGCTCagaattccttttccttttgatgCAGGAGCATAGAAATTTCCCTCCAAGTATTGGACCTTTATGACAATTTCCtcgtgttttttcttcttcttgtttctaCGCAACATACAAGCAGCTTCCCCTCCAACTCCTATGAAAGCGGAAGCTTTGATGCGCTCCCCTGCCGCCTCTATGTTGCgcctatataaataaacaagaacacaaccATCCTCAAAGCACACCATTCGTCATATAGTTTTTCTTGGGAGCTAGAGAATTAGCCTTCTACTTTCATTACTTGCAGCAATTGTTATTACTCGAGCAATGGATGCTTGCCAACTAGTCAGCAGCTTAGTCATACTGCAAAAAGAATCATCAAACGCTAACCAATCCTTTTCTCCATTGTTTACAATGGTTCATCTTGTCCTGTCTGAATTGATTTTTAGTAGGTTCAGTAATCTACAGAAGTTCTTAGCTAGATTTTGGTTCTTTCTCCAATCCCAACTAGGCCTTGGCAACTCAGAGCTCTGGGAAGATGATGATGGAAACCAAGACTCTGAGATATCAGAGCAAACCCAGGAGTCTTGCTTTGACAACAAGAGACCAGACGAAAGGAGTATATGCAGAGAGGATGTGGAGATGGTGATGGAAAACCTGGGACTTTTTTGCAGCAGTGAAAGTGAGGAACTTACGGAGTGGATGGGTTCTGATGAGATTTCGCAGCTGTTTGATGAGAAGGAGCCCAGCCTGGAGGAAGTAAAGGAAGCTTTCAATGTTTTTGACCACAACAGAGATGGTTTTGTTGATGCAAGTGAGTTGCAGAGAGTTTTCTACAAATTGGGATTGAAGGAAGGACTTCAGCTGGAGAAGTGCAGAAAGATTATCAGAACCTTTGATGAAAATGGAGATGGAAGAATagattttaatgaatttgtaaAGTTCATGGAGAATAGTTTTTGTTGAATACAGCTTAATTTGTGAATTATTATTAACACAGCAAACCCAAAATCCagcatttattttgattatttttccctctttaaattaattttccctTTTCGTGTGTGTATTCAATTTGAACGTCTAGTTGCTCTATGGATATCTGCAAGGAAAagtaggaaaaataaatttttttgagaagCGGAAGAGCTCAATTTTTTAGCTATTGACTGTCTCAGATGCCTTGATCGAACAACTCTATAGTATagtctatatataaaaataacatatattaattagcCACCACAATTACAAAAGTCAACGCTTTTAGGTCgagaaatttcttttatatataaaattaacatgTATTAGCCACCACAATTATAAAAGTCAACGCTTTTAGGTCgagaaatttcttttatatatactaaattactaactttaattaatataaacgacaaaatcaactaaaaataatcCGATTTATTTTTCAAGCGCAGACAACGGTTCTTTAACATCGTTGACTTTTGCCCCAAATTTTAAAGTTACATATTAAAAGGTAACCTTTTTAACTGTACAAAgggtataattaattaattttttttataacttttgtGGGTATGGGGTCGAAACGAAACGAGACAAAACGAGTCGGATaaaaatgttaatatattttttttattattaatatgaataaattttaatttatttaattaaatgtacatataaaattctcaatttataattagaatttattttttttgccaattttttttccacCCACGATAAAATACAGTTTCAAATAACTAGTATGGTCAAATATCATTTACACGTTgaccaataaatataattactttCAACTTATCTGTCAGCTGAAAAAAGTAACAAagggatgaaaataaatttatttttattttattgttttactttaaattaattttttgggtgtttttaaattgttttaatatgctgaagttaaaaataattttcaaataatataaaaaatttttattttaatatattttcgagtaaaaaaatactttaaaaaataactgctacTACACTTTTAAATATCTTTGAAATCCGTGGTTAATAATCGGCAAGGACTTCCCCATTCAAAAGAGATTGGTTCGACTTTGTTTCTTTAGCTACTATTTGCTAAagatatatatagtattttaaatataatttttggcattatgaaaaaaattaatatttaattgaaaagttgatacatacttttaataaaataaaataaaaattatttgaatcaataaatcataaaaataattg encodes:
- the LOC133671011 gene encoding probable calcium-binding protein CML46 gives rise to the protein MDACQLVSSLVILQKESSNANQSFSPLFTMVHLVLSELIFSRFSNLQKFLARFWFFLQSQLGLGNSELWEDDDGNQDSEISEQTQESCFDNKRPDERSICREDVEMVMENLGLFCSSESEELTEWMGSDEISQLFDEKEPSLEEVKEAFNVFDHNRDGFVDASELQRVFYKLGLKEGLQLEKCRKIIRTFDENGDGRIDFNEFVKFMENSFC